In one Pseudothermotoga sp. genomic region, the following are encoded:
- a CDS encoding FMN-binding protein: MKRFLIPSLITALSLVLIVFMYGNSASKVHRDGTFVAASQGDKYGYVVVTLTIENDKIKNVAIKEFDGFGVEKLYDVYGAYFPILKQAHETLAKRIVEANSWQVDVFTGATGTSKKVMEAVKFALEKAKVEPSQTKYLSGTFMGVSDFTARGHAVAWVTIENDKIIKVVFEETTPSLKDGKPVLDAAGRQVWVFKGGDYPWPEFHQAKEAIAKAIIEKQTYQVDVYTGATSSSNKFIQAVQRALEWAKARQ; encoded by the coding sequence TTGAAGAGATTCCTCATTCCATCTTTGATCACCGCTCTTTCGTTGGTCTTGATAGTGTTCATGTATGGTAACAGTGCGAGCAAGGTTCATAGGGATGGAACGTTCGTCGCAGCTTCTCAGGGAGACAAGTACGGTTACGTTGTGGTGACTTTAACTATCGAAAATGATAAGATCAAGAACGTGGCGATCAAGGAATTCGATGGTTTCGGTGTAGAAAAACTCTACGATGTTTATGGCGCATACTTTCCAATATTGAAGCAAGCTCACGAAACACTAGCAAAACGCATAGTTGAAGCAAACAGTTGGCAAGTGGACGTGTTCACTGGAGCAACTGGTACTTCTAAGAAAGTGATGGAGGCCGTCAAGTTCGCTCTTGAAAAAGCCAAGGTTGAACCGTCCCAGACAAAGTATTTGAGTGGAACTTTCATGGGCGTTTCTGACTTCACAGCCAGAGGTCATGCGGTCGCTTGGGTCACGATCGAGAACGACAAGATAATTAAAGTGGTCTTCGAGGAAACGACGCCTTCTCTCAAAGATGGTAAACCTGTTTTGGATGCAGCTGGTAGACAGGTGTGGGTTTTCAAAGGTGGAGATTATCCCTGGCCAGAATTTCATCAGGCCAAGGAAGCCATAGCCAAGGCCATCATTGAGAAACAAACGTATCAAGTGGATGTCTATACGGGAGCCACATCCAGTTCCAACAAATTCATTCAGGCTGTACAGAGAGCTCTAGAATGGGCAAAGGCACGTCAATGA